A genome region from Pseudanabaena sp. Chao 1811 includes the following:
- the argC gene encoding N-acetyl-gamma-glutamyl-phosphate reductase produces MSAQNRIPVGIIGASGYGGIQLVRLLLEHPLVNITYMGGSGSVGQNFADLYPHISHAVNLPIENLEPEEVADRAQVVFLSLPNGLASKIAPRLLAKGCKVLDLSADYRFTDLHIYESWYKEARTDAEVNSKAVYGLPEIYRDRIATANLVGCAGCYPTASLLALQPLLKQGLVDPSTIIIDAKSGTSGGGRQPKTNLLLAEADGSLGAYGIANHRHTPEIEQVCSDLAGQEVLVQFTPHLIPMIRGILSTVYAKLRDPGLVKDDVLTIYKSFYRNSEWVQVLPKNIFPQTKWALGTNLCYLGVEVDPRTGRVIVVSAIDNLMKGQAAQAVQCMNIMMGWEESLALPKLTFYP; encoded by the coding sequence ATGAGCGCACAGAATCGGATCCCCGTAGGTATTATTGGCGCATCAGGTTATGGGGGTATCCAATTAGTCAGATTGCTGCTAGAGCATCCATTAGTAAATATTACTTATATGGGTGGGAGTGGTTCTGTAGGTCAAAATTTTGCAGACCTTTATCCCCATATTTCCCATGCTGTGAATTTACCCATCGAAAATTTGGAACCTGAAGAGGTGGCCGATCGCGCTCAGGTTGTCTTTTTATCATTACCTAATGGTCTAGCTAGCAAAATCGCGCCAAGATTGTTAGCTAAGGGCTGTAAAGTGCTTGACCTCTCCGCAGATTATCGTTTTACTGACCTACACATCTATGAATCTTGGTACAAAGAAGCACGTACCGATGCCGAAGTTAATTCTAAAGCGGTTTACGGCTTACCCGAAATTTATCGCGATCGCATTGCCACGGCAAATCTAGTTGGTTGTGCAGGTTGCTATCCCACAGCGAGTTTACTAGCGCTGCAACCATTACTCAAACAAGGTTTAGTTGATCCTAGTACAATCATCATTGATGCAAAGTCGGGGACATCAGGGGGAGGTCGTCAGCCCAAAACCAATTTATTACTTGCCGAAGCCGATGGTTCCCTTGGAGCCTACGGTATTGCCAATCATCGCCATACCCCTGAGATCGAACAGGTTTGTAGTGATCTAGCAGGTCAAGAGGTGTTAGTCCAATTTACACCTCACCTAATTCCGATGATTCGTGGCATTCTTTCGACGGTATATGCAAAGTTACGCGACCCCGGTTTAGTCAAAGATGATGTGCTGACGATCTATAAATCTTTTTATCGCAATTCTGAATGGGTACAGGTTTTGCCCAAAAATATTTTTCCACAAACGAAATGGGCATTAGGGACAAATCTCTGTTATCTCGGTGTGGAAGTTGATCCGCGCACAGGTCGCGTCATTGTAGTTTCAGCGATCGACAATCTTATGAAAGGTCAAGCGGCTCAGGCTGTGCAATGTATGAATATTATGATGGGTTGGGAAGAGTCATTAGCTTTACCTAAGCTAACTTTCTATCCATAA
- a CDS encoding AbrB family transcriptional regulator — protein MTDNVTTPLTGKALLQKAKELNNLPKREQAKKCGYFTRGKDGVDRVNLTEFYEAVLAARGFAINPEQNKDGRGREPTFRVSVHKNGQIVIGSTYTRSMGLNEGDEFEIKLGYKHIHLIQLTNDQPEDGEE, from the coding sequence ATGACAGACAATGTAACTACTCCTTTAACAGGAAAGGCTCTTCTTCAAAAGGCAAAAGAGCTAAATAACTTGCCTAAGCGTGAACAAGCTAAAAAATGTGGGTATTTTACTCGGGGGAAAGATGGTGTAGACCGCGTTAATTTAACAGAGTTTTATGAGGCAGTACTTGCTGCTAGAGGGTTTGCGATTAATCCTGAACAGAACAAAGATGGGCGCGGTCGTGAACCAACGTTTCGTGTTAGCGTCCATAAAAATGGGCAAATTGTAATTGGTTCTACTTATACAAGATCAATGGGGTTGAATGAAGGGGATGAATTTGAAATTAAGCTTGGATACAAGCATATTCATCTAATCCAGTTGACTAACGATCAACCAGAAGATGGAGAAGAATAA
- a CDS encoding TatD family hydrolase: MQLVDTHVHINFKDFQEDLNAVRDRWLNNGVTKLVHSCVSPDEFTQIQAIADQFPEVSFAVGLHPLDKHLNATGWNPEIGDRIKTLAISDRRVVAIGETGLDFFKSDSKSAQIEAFKSQLRTARSLNLPVIIHSREASVATREVLQEINGESPQEPIRGVMHCWAGNPEETQWFIDLGMYISFSGVVTFKNAHDLHESAKIVPSDRLLVETDCPFLAPVPKRGKRNEPAYVLHVAESVAKLRNVELSTLAEQTTSNAFTLFALN, translated from the coding sequence ATGCAGCTTGTAGATACTCACGTACATATTAACTTCAAAGATTTTCAGGAAGATCTTAATGCCGTGCGCGATCGCTGGCTAAATAATGGTGTAACTAAGCTGGTGCATTCCTGTGTTAGTCCTGACGAATTTACACAAATTCAAGCGATCGCGGATCAATTTCCTGAAGTCAGTTTTGCGGTTGGACTACATCCTTTAGATAAGCACCTTAATGCTACGGGTTGGAATCCTGAAATTGGCGATCGCATTAAGACTTTAGCAATTAGTGATCGGCGAGTGGTGGCGATCGGTGAGACGGGGTTAGACTTTTTTAAGTCTGATAGTAAATCTGCACAAATTGAAGCCTTTAAATCGCAACTACGCACAGCGCGATCGCTAAATTTGCCCGTAATTATTCACTCTCGCGAGGCATCAGTTGCTACCCGTGAAGTATTACAAGAAATTAATGGCGAATCTCCCCAAGAACCAATTCGGGGTGTGATGCACTGCTGGGCAGGAAATCCAGAGGAAACACAATGGTTTATCGATCTGGGGATGTATATCAGTTTTAGCGGCGTGGTTACTTTTAAAAACGCCCATGATCTTCATGAGTCGGCGAAAATTGTGCCTAGCGATCGCCTACTAGTAGAGACTGATTGTCCATTTCTCGCACCTGTACCAAAACGAGGCAAGCGCAATGAACCTGCCTATGTGCTGCATGTGGCGGAGAGTGTCGCAAAGTTACGCAATGTCGAGTTAAGTACACTCGCTGAACAGACCACCAGTAACGCCTTTACATTGTTTGCTCTTAACTAA